The following coding sequences are from one Hippopotamus amphibius kiboko isolate mHipAmp2 chromosome 9, mHipAmp2.hap2, whole genome shotgun sequence window:
- the LOC130860993 gene encoding uncharacterized protein LOC130860993, whose protein sequence is MPLAAALLAMVARHVRGGGAAGEHPGDTLTPRPRPAAGSVTEERPPRERQRPLPRRRRRRPPARRASPTPRDRSLAPPARRGKRPAAPRTPARGRARARPAPDAEAAAPSLREPERERGPPARTLPRLLPRPPPPTSGAPALQPSPPDPPPAQAGPPRRRAAPREAGSFPGGGRPRPRTWRPLPEGHAVLPGRPASFPPRCPNGSPPAPRKPGPGPPPLPTRLLRPGARDPIARLSPEISISAPPGSYGPELGPADLKVQAFRDFG, encoded by the exons ATGCCGCTAGCGGCGGCCCTCCTCGCGATGGTCGCGCGTCACgtgcgggggggcggggcagccGGGGAGCACCCCGGGGAcaccctcaccccccgcccccggcccgcagCAGGCAGTGTCAC AGAGGAGCGGCCGCCGCGGGAGCGccagcgccccctcccccgccgccgccgccgccgccccccggccCGCCGCGCGTCGCCAACGCCCCGGGACCGGAGCCtcgcgccgcccgcccgccgcggTAAGCGCCCGGCGGCCCCGCGGACCCCGGCCCGCGGCCGGGCCCGGGCCAGGCCCGCCCCCGACGCCGAGGCGGCCGCGCCGAGCTTGCGAGAGCCAGAGCGGGAGCGCGGGCCGCCGGCACGGACCCTCCCCCGTCTCCTCCCGAGGCCGCCGCCCCCGACGTCCGGTGCGCCCGCCCTCCAGCCCTCCCCGCCGGACCCTCCCCCGGCGCAGGCCGGGCCCCCGCGCCGCCGCGCCGCCCCGAGGGAGGCCGGCTCCTTCCCGGGGGGCGGTCGCCCGCGCCCCCGCACCTGGCGCCCCCTCCCTGAAGGGCACGCCGTCCTCCCGGGCCGGCCCGCCTCCTTCCCACCCCGCTGTCCTAACGGTAGTCCTCCGGCCCCTCGGAAGCCCGGCCCAggccccccacctctccccacccgcCTCCTCCGGCCGGGGGCCCGGGACCCTATTGCTCGGCTCTCTCCGGAGATTTCCATCAGCGCGCCTCCGGGTTCTTATGGGCCTGAGCTGGGCCCGGCGGATCTTAAAGTACAAGCTTTCCGTGACTTTGGCTAA
- the POP7 gene encoding ribonuclease P protein subunit p20 — translation MAENREPRGAVEAELDPVEYTLRKRLPHRLPRRPNDIYVNMKTDFKAQLARCQKLLDGGARGQNTCSEIYIHGLGLAINRAINIALQLQAGSFGSLQVAANTSTVELVDELEPETDTREPLTRIRNNSAIHIRVFRVTPK, via the coding sequence ATGGCCGAAAACCGAGAGCCCCGCGGGGCCGTCGAGGCTGAGCTGGACCCGGTGGAGTACACCCTGCGGAAGCGGCTTCCCCACCGCCTGCCCCGGAGGCCCAATGACATTTATGTCAACATGAAGACTGACTTTAAGGCCCAGCTGGCCCGCTGCCAGAAACTGCTGGATGGAGGGGCGCGGGGTCAGAACACATGCAGTGAGATCTACATCCACGGCTTGGGCCTGGCCATCAACCGCGCCATCAACATTGCTCTACAGCTGCAGGCTGGCAGCTTTGGGTCCCTGCAGGTGGCTGCCAATACCTCCACCGTGGAGCTTGTCGATGAGCTGGAACCAGAGACTGATACACGGGAGCCGCTGACCCGGATTCGTAACAACTCAGCCATCCACATCCGCGTCTTCAGGGTCACACCCAAGTGA
- the EPO gene encoding erythropoietin, with protein MKAKEAEPERSQECPALLLLLSLLLLPLGLPVLGAPPRLICDSRVLERYILEAREAENATMGCAEGCSFSENITVPDTKVNFYAWKRMEVQQQAMEVWHGLALLSEAILQGQALLANLSQPSEALQLHVDKAVSGLRSLTSLLRALGAQKEATPLPDAASSAAPLQTFTVDTLCKLFRIYSNFLRGKLTLYTGEACRRGDR; from the exons ATGAAGGCAAAGGAGGCAGAGCCTGAGCGCTCGCAAG AATGCCCTGCCCTGCTGCTTCTGCTGTCCTTGCTGCTGCTTCCTCTGGGCCTCCCAGTCCTGGGCGCCCCCCCACGCCTCATCTGTGACAGCCGAGTCCTGGAGAGGTACATcctggaggccagggaggctgaaaATGCCACG ATGGGCTGTGCTGAAGGCTGCAGCTTCAGTGAGAACATCACAGTCCCAGACACCAAGGTTAACTTCTATGCCTGGAAGAGGATGGAG GTCCAGCAGCAGGCCATGGAAGTCTGGCACGGCCTGGCCCTGCTCTCAgaagccatccttcagggccaggCCCTGTTGGCCAACTTGTCCCAGCCATCCGAGGCCCTGCAGCTGCACGTGGACAAAGCTGTCAGCGGTCTGCGCAGCCTCACCTCTCTGCTTCGGGCGCTGGGAGCCCAG AAGGAAGCCACCCCACTTCCAGACGCAGCCTCCTCCGCAGCCCCACTCCAAACATTCACTGTTGATACTTTATGCAAACTTTTCCGAATCTACTCCAATTTCCTGCGGGGAAAGCTGACGCTGTACACAGGGGAGGCCTGCAGGAGAGGGGACAGGTGA